A stretch of the Diorhabda sublineata isolate icDioSubl1.1 chromosome 11, icDioSubl1.1, whole genome shotgun sequence genome encodes the following:
- the LOC130450025 gene encoding uncharacterized protein K12H4.2 codes for MLSNFRHISRFVASKSIKPSIYLIRKKSNRESVSDENVSKPLGNMSSKYQVYHDKDSEIILDVYEERLKYSQLLEDEEVEEDRYQGLNLERGIKGVYDIEDLVEVLKREQAQNIFVAAVPNEVVYVEYICIVSGKSVRHMQSIAQFVRRLYKHKRKSNDLLPKIEGECSKDWMALDLGNIALHIFSEKARELYDLESLWSLGSEFDEEYNKPEPVSDMLEKQTIYLKGLEPAS; via the exons ATGCTTTCGAATTTCAGACATATATCAAGATTTGTTGCCTCCAAATCTATAAAACCTAGtatttatttgataagaaaaaaatctaatagaGAATCTGTGTCAGATGAAAATGTATCAAAACCGTTAGGAAATATGAGTTCTAAGTATCAAGTATATCATGACAAAGATTCAGAAATTATATTAGATGTGTATGAAGAGCGTTTAAAATATTCACAGCTTTTGGAAGATGAAGAAGTTGAAGAAGACCGTTATCAAGGGCTTAACTTAGAGC gtgGTATAAAAGGAGTATATGATATAGAGGACTTGGTAGAAGTATTAAAACGCGAACAGGCACAGAATATATTTGTTGCTGCAGTACCAAATGAAGTAGTTTATGTAGAATACATTTGTATTGTAAGCGGTAAATCTGTAAGACACATGCAATCTATAGCACAATTTGTGAGGAGACTTTACAAACACAAACGAAAATCGAATGATCTATTACCAAAAATAGAGGGTGAATGTTCCAAAGATTGGATGGCATTGGATTTAG GTAATATAGCATTACATATATTTTCTGAAAAGGCAAGAGAACTATATGATTTGGAATCCCTTTGGAGCTTAGGCAGTGAATTTGATGAAGAATATAATAAGCCAGAGCCAGTGTCTGATATGTTGGAAAAACAAACTATTTATCTAAAAGGATTAGAACCTGCTTCGTGA